The Brachyspira hyodysenteriae ATCC 27164 sequence TATAATATTTATAGATGAGCTTGATGCTGTAGGTAGAACTAGAGGTGCTGGATACGGCGGCGGTCATGATGAAAGAGAACAAACATTAAACCAAATGCTTGTTGAAATGGACGGTTTTAATACTGATACTAGAATCATAATATTTGCTGCTACTAACAGACCTGATGTACTTGACCCTGCTTTGCTTCGTCCTGGAAGATTTGACAGACAGGTTGTTGTTGATTTGCCTGACGTTAAAGGAAGAGAGGGAATATTTAAAGTGCATGTTGCTAAAATACAGCATGATCCTTCTATAGATTTGTATCATTTAGCTAGAGCAACTCCTGGTTTTTCAGGTGCTGATATTGCTAATATGGTTAATGAAGCTGCATTAATAGCTGCTAGAAATGATAAACCAAGAGTAGAACTTTCTGACTTTGAAGAAGCCCGCGATAAAGTTATGATGGGTCCTGAAAGAAGAAGCATATTAATAAGCGAAAAAGAAAAATTAAATACTGCTTATCATGAGGCAGGACACACTTTAATGGCTGTACTTCTTCAAAATACAGATGCTTTGCATAAAGTTACTATTGTTCCTAGAGGAAGAAGTTTAGGTGCTACTTGGACTTTACCTGCTGATGGAAGATATACACTTCAAAGAAAAAAGGCTATTGATGAAATGTCTTTACTTCTTGGAGGACGTGTTGCTGAAGAGTTCAAATTCGGTGAAGATTCTGTAACTACAGGTGCTTCTAATGATATAGAGAGAGTTACTGAACTTGCTAGAAGAATGGTATGCGAATGGGGTATGAGCAGACTTGGTCCTATATCATTCGGACAAAAAGAACAGCCTATTTTCTTAGGAAAAGAGATTGCAAGACATAAAGATTATAGTGAAGAAACAGCTCAGAAAATAGATGAAGAAGTTCATAAATTTGTAATGAGAGCTTATGAAAGAACTAAAAAATTAATAGCTGAAAATGCTGATAAATTTGAATCTTTATCCAGAGAGTTATTTGAAAAAGAATCTCTTGATATAGAAGATATAGAAAGAATATGCGAAGTAAAATTAGACAGAGTTAAAGATAAGCTAGTTTATGCTGGTAAAGATCCAAAAAGAGGTACTGATGAGCTTGAAGATCCTTCAGCATATCAGGAAGGTGAAGTAAAAAGCGTAAAGGAAGAAGTTTTTAATACTCCTATAAAACCTCTTAAAAAATCTGATAAAGAAGAAGTAAAATCTATAAAAAAATCAAGTGTGAAAAAAGTTTCTTCTTCTACTAAAAAGAAAAAAACAGAAGAATAAAAAAATGTTTTTCTGATAATATCATAAATGCCGTTAGTATATTTATTATGCTGCGGCATTTTTATTTATTAACTTATTTTATAATAAAATCAATAAACCTAATAAAAACTTGGGTTGCTTTTTCAAATTCAAACAAAAAACAAAAAAAATTGTATTTAAACATAAATTTTAAATGCTGGTGTATAAAAAGTTATTAATCATCTTCTAAACATTGAGGATTAGTAATTTCAAATCTCTCATCAATATTTTTCTCTCCCCATTCGCACATAGCTTCTAATATTTTATATAATGATTTGCCTTTCTTAGTAATTGAATATTCTACCTTTGGAGGAACTTCTGGATATATTTTTCTGCTTATGAGTCCATCTTCTTCCAACTCTCTAAGCTGATTAGTTAATGTTCTTTGAGATATAGGCTTCATATAACGCATCATCTCATTAAATCTTTTTGTTTTATTTTCTATAAGATAATTAAGTATTATTGGCTTATATTTACCGCCTATCATATAAAGTGTAACACCTATCTCTGATGATACTTTAATCTTTTTCATAAATACTATTTCCTTTAATAAAAATTAATAATGCAGTGAAATTCATGTTACTTAATAACAAATATTTCCGTTCTTGTTTTACTCTATCTATACTGTATTATAAATCATAAATTATTTTTATAAAGGAGTTTTTTACAATGAAAAAATTAGTTGTAATTACAGGAGCAAGCTCAGGTATAGGAATGGAAACTGCTAAAAAATTTTCTGAAAATGGATATCCTACTCTATTAATATCAAGAAGAAAAGAAATAATGGAAAAATTAAATTTAAAAAATTCTATAAGTGTTTCTGCTGATGTTACAAATTTAGAAGAAATAAAAAATGCAGTAAAAATAGCTGAAGAAAAATATGGAAAAACAGATTTGCTTATAAATTGTGCAGGAGTTATGCTTTTAGGAAATATTGATAAACAAAGTTATGAAGAATGGAAAAACATGATTAATGTAAATGTTAATGGCATACTTACAACTACAAATGTTATACTTCCTGATATGATAAAAAGAAATGAAGGAACTATTATTAATATAAGTTCAATAGCTGGAAAAAAAACTTTCACAAATCATGGAATATACTGCGGAAGTAAATTTGCTGTACATGCTATTACAGAAAGTATAAGAGAAGAAGTTGCTGATAAAAATGTAAGGATAATAGTTATAGCTCCCGGAGTAGTAGAAACTAATCTTTTAAGCCATACTACAGATGAAAATATAAAATCTGATTATATTGAATGGAAAAGAAGTATAGGAAATGGACTTAATGCTTCTGATATTGTTAATTGTATAGAGTTTGCCTATAATATGCCTCAGGATATATGTGTAAGAGAAATTGTAATAGCAAAAACTAAACAAGTAGATTAATTTATATATTCTTAAAAAATAAAATCAT is a genomic window containing:
- a CDS encoding SDR family oxidoreductase translates to MKKLVVITGASSGIGMETAKKFSENGYPTLLISRRKEIMEKLNLKNSISVSADVTNLEEIKNAVKIAEEKYGKTDLLINCAGVMLLGNIDKQSYEEWKNMINVNVNGILTTTNVILPDMIKRNEGTIINISSIAGKKTFTNHGIYCGSKFAVHAITESIREEVADKNVRIIVIAPGVVETNLLSHTTDENIKSDYIEWKRSIGNGLNASDIVNCIEFAYNMPQDICVREIVIAKTKQVD
- a CDS encoding winged helix-turn-helix transcriptional regulator, translated to MKKIKVSSEIGVTLYMIGGKYKPIILNYLIENKTKRFNEMMRYMKPISQRTLTNQLRELEEDGLISRKIYPEVPPKVEYSITKKGKSLYKILEAMCEWGEKNIDERFEITNPQCLEDD
- the ftsH gene encoding ATP-dependent zinc metalloprotease FtsH, which produces MSSKKNNRRQSMPQSGGGGNQIIIILLLTMVVVMAIMYFQKTPQVKAQEWDYSTVVQKVKEGVVKEVTIVDQNIRNGKAIETVNGKITEINFYSYIPFTASGFVNLLIDNNVKVRGEAEKPSYLSLILVNLLPILLIGFLLWFFMFRQVQGSNNRAMSFGKSRARLLTKEDVKVTFKDVEGCKEAKEELQEVVQFLKDASKFTKLGAKIPKGVLLVGPPGTGKTLLAKAVAGEANVPFFSMSGSEFVEMFVGVGASRVRDLFEQGKRSAPCIIFIDELDAVGRTRGAGYGGGHDEREQTLNQMLVEMDGFNTDTRIIIFAATNRPDVLDPALLRPGRFDRQVVVDLPDVKGREGIFKVHVAKIQHDPSIDLYHLARATPGFSGADIANMVNEAALIAARNDKPRVELSDFEEARDKVMMGPERRSILISEKEKLNTAYHEAGHTLMAVLLQNTDALHKVTIVPRGRSLGATWTLPADGRYTLQRKKAIDEMSLLLGGRVAEEFKFGEDSVTTGASNDIERVTELARRMVCEWGMSRLGPISFGQKEQPIFLGKEIARHKDYSEETAQKIDEEVHKFVMRAYERTKKLIAENADKFESLSRELFEKESLDIEDIERICEVKLDRVKDKLVYAGKDPKRGTDELEDPSAYQEGEVKSVKEEVFNTPIKPLKKSDKEEVKSIKKSSVKKVSSSTKKKKTEE